One genomic window of Anaerofustis stercorihominis DSM 17244 includes the following:
- a CDS encoding zinc-dependent alcohol dehydrogenase has protein sequence MDIKEMKFSVLTKKGHAEVRTRPLPELGDRQVLIKQEACNICTTDYGQWLGLREHQGYPMAGGHEGSGTIVAKGKKVMDFEIGDRVAMAYDGCGECEACRKGDVLHCTDTSITGKTEDGYWGAFGFSNYAVRNARSVIKVSKDLSPSEAAFLEPLATVVKGLKKLKVKPMENVVIIGAGTMGLVNAQAAKANGCRVIVSEVMEKKLETAKAMGFEVIDAGNSDPVEEVKNLTGGVGADAVIVAVGLTLANNQAIEMLKPTDGRILFFAAGYPAPQLDFDSNLVHYKRLELIGTFAADSIDFFTAGKMLSDRSVDVSKIIEPTKFKLDDVQKAFEMAAKPGMYRVSVLLQD, from the coding sequence ATGGACATAAAAGAAATGAAATTTTCGGTTTTGACGAAAAAAGGTCATGCAGAAGTTAGAACAAGACCTTTACCTGAACTTGGAGACAGGCAAGTTTTAATAAAACAGGAAGCTTGCAATATATGTACAACAGATTATGGCCAATGGTTAGGACTTAGAGAACATCAAGGTTATCCTATGGCTGGAGGACATGAAGGCTCAGGTACAATCGTAGCAAAAGGCAAAAAAGTTATGGATTTTGAAATCGGTGACAGAGTTGCAATGGCTTATGACGGATGCGGTGAATGTGAGGCTTGCAGAAAAGGAGATGTATTACATTGTACCGATACATCTATAACAGGAAAGACTGAAGATGGTTATTGGGGAGCTTTTGGTTTTTCAAATTACGCAGTTAGAAATGCAAGAAGCGTTATCAAAGTAAGCAAAGATTTATCCCCAAGTGAAGCTGCATTCTTAGAACCTTTGGCTACAGTAGTTAAGGGACTAAAAAAATTAAAAGTAAAACCTATGGAAAATGTAGTAATAATAGGAGCAGGAACAATGGGGCTAGTTAATGCTCAAGCTGCAAAAGCAAACGGATGCAGAGTTATCGTTTCAGAAGTAATGGAAAAGAAACTGGAAACAGCAAAAGCAATGGGATTTGAAGTTATTGATGCAGGTAATTCTGACCCCGTTGAAGAAGTTAAAAATCTTACAGGCGGTGTAGGTGCAGATGCTGTTATTGTTGCAGTAGGTTTGACTCTTGCAAATAACCAAGCTATTGAAATGTTAAAACCAACAGACGGACGAATTTTATTCTTTGCTGCGGGATATCCTGCTCCACAGTTAGATTTTGATTCAAACTTGGTTCATTATAAGAGACTCGAATTAATCGGCACATTTGCTGCTGATTCAATAGATTTCTTTACTGCAGGAAAAATGTTGAGTGACAGAAGCGTAGATGTTTCAAAAATAATCGAGCCAACTAAATTTAAACTTGACGATGTACAAAAAGCGTTCGAAATGGCAGCAAAACCAGGAATGTACAGAGTAAGTGTTTTACTTCAAGATTAA
- a CDS encoding iron-containing alcohol dehydrogenase, with the protein MNNFNFLCDTKFIFGKETEKAVGSEIKQYGKKVLFVNDGGDYLKTTGLYDSVVDSIKSENLQFIELSGVKANPEVELVRKGIDICKKENIDFILAVGGGSVIDTAKSIGVGVYYDGDVWDIYEGKGRINDTLPVGVVLTIPATGSEASISAILTNGHSKKAIDDTRIRPVFAVMNPELTYSLPPFQTTAGCVDIISHVFERYFTNTKHVGFTDRLCESTIKTIIDNVYKVMKNPRNYEARAEIMWAGTIAHNGILGVGRDECWGAHMIGHELSGEYNITHGTTLALILPHWMKYVYKHDVMRFVRYAVEVWGISQNYDNPEETALAGIEKTKEFFESVGQPTSLKDVNIGDEKIVTMAEKCTKNGNIGGFVSLNKEDVINIYKSALE; encoded by the coding sequence ATGAACAACTTTAATTTTTTATGTGATACTAAGTTTATTTTCGGTAAAGAAACCGAAAAAGCGGTAGGCAGTGAAATAAAACAATATGGTAAAAAAGTCTTATTTGTAAATGATGGAGGGGACTATTTAAAAACAACAGGTTTATATGATTCGGTTGTGGATTCCATAAAATCCGAAAATTTACAATTTATAGAATTAAGCGGTGTTAAAGCAAATCCGGAAGTTGAACTTGTAAGAAAAGGTATTGACATTTGTAAAAAAGAAAATATAGATTTTATTTTGGCAGTTGGTGGCGGAAGCGTAATTGATACTGCAAAATCAATCGGTGTAGGTGTTTATTACGATGGCGATGTATGGGATATTTATGAAGGAAAAGGAAGAATAAACGATACTTTACCTGTCGGTGTTGTTCTCACTATTCCAGCAACGGGAAGCGAAGCAAGTATATCGGCTATTTTAACAAACGGACATTCAAAAAAAGCAATTGACGATACAAGAATCAGACCTGTGTTTGCTGTTATGAACCCTGAACTTACATACTCTCTTCCTCCATTCCAAACAACTGCAGGCTGTGTGGATATTATATCTCATGTATTTGAAAGATATTTTACAAACACCAAACATGTTGGATTTACCGACAGACTATGCGAAAGCACAATAAAAACAATTATTGACAATGTATATAAAGTTATGAAAAATCCAAGAAACTACGAAGCAAGAGCAGAAATCATGTGGGCAGGAACAATTGCTCATAACGGAATTTTAGGTGTTGGCAGAGATGAATGCTGGGGAGCACATATGATAGGTCATGAACTTAGCGGTGAATATAATATTACCCATGGAACAACACTTGCCCTTATTCTTCCGCATTGGATGAAATATGTTTATAAGCATGATGTAATGCGTTTTGTAAGATATGCCGTAGAAGTATGGGGAATCAGCCAAAATTATGATAATCCGGAAGAAACAGCTCTTGCCGGTATAGAAAAAACAAAAGAATTCTTTGAATCGGTTGGGCAGCCTACATCTCTAAAAGATGTAAACATAGGAGATGAAAAAATCGTTACAATGGCAGAAAAATGCACAAAGAACGGCAATATAGGCGGATTTGTATCACTTAACAAAGAAGATGTAATAAATATTTATAAAAGTGCTTTGGAATAA